In Candidatus Cloacimonadota bacterium, the DNA window CATAATCAACGAATTCATCGTCGAGCATATAAACCTCGACTTGATATGGAGCGTCTTTACTGACTGCGATGAAGCAAAAAGTATCGAACCTACTTCCCGACGCCTCATTTATTCCGGTCAAATACATTGCGGTCTGTAGTGGATAGCCATACTTCACTACGTCCCGCCCAAACTCATACTCTCCGGCGCAAGAGCAGGTCTTGAGGTCCACCAACACGCCCTTGTTGCCTGAGGGTATCCGGTCAGGTCTGCATTTGCAGAGGAGTCCCGTTCCCGCGTCCTGCCATATCACCGTTTGTTCTGACACGCCCTCGGCCAGCAGTTTTGGCGCAAAGGGATGTTTCATAAGCGCCTTCCGCATCTCCGTGATTTTCAGGTAATCATCGGCGGTGACCAGAGTCTTCCCGGCGTTGGCCGCCTCAAATGCCGCCCATTCCTCTTTTCCGGCGTTGGTGCGCTTATTGATGCCGGAAGGCGTGACCGCGCACTCTTTGAAGAATGCCGCTT includes these proteins:
- a CDS encoding PD-(D/E)XK nuclease-like domain-containing protein, producing the protein MNGNLAEKISPLTPGIYPDIPASDYHGELLKDYISKSYLKRLDKCPAAAKVPQEDTPAMAFGRASHVLLLEGEAAFFKECAVTPSGINKRTNAGKEEWAAFEAANAGKTLVTADDYLKITEMRKALMKHPFAPKLLAEGVSEQTVIWQDAGTGLLCKCRPDRIPSGNKGVLVDLKTCSCAGEYEFGRDVVKYGYPLQTAMYLTGINEASGSRFDTFCFIAVSKDAPYQVEVYMLDDEFVDYGRSEYRRLLALELECRKRQEYPNYQNPGIVTLYKPGYL